From one Sulfurovum sp. UBA12169 genomic stretch:
- a CDS encoding NADH-quinone oxidoreductase subunit L, which produces MENLVYIALFAPLISSLFAALFGMSPRQTFVGVISSALLFVSMTASLMLAYHIYQTGMPIHVTMMEWISMGDLFIPFGFLVDQVSVTMMSVVTLVSTVVHVYSIGYMDHDKSFNRFFSYLSAFVFSMMVLVMSDNFAGLFIGWEGVGVCSWLLIGFWYHKPDQSREENPSISPSWAANEAFIVNRIADLGMLVGIFILYWNVGSLQYDEVFAALPHLSESILTMAALALFIGAMGKSAQFPLHTWLTDAMEGPTPVSALIHAATMVTAGVFLVIRANPLFSMTPEVSFFIAALGTFVAFFAASMALVNRDLKRIIAFSTLSQLGYMFAAAGLGAYWIALFHLGAHAFFKALLFLGAGNVMHAMHDELDIFKMGGLKKQMKWTYIYMGLASLALAGIPPLAGFFSKDAIIETAFNEGTLVLWAILVVTAGMTAFYSFRQVFLTFHGDERYKAFGIHPHEMYKFVLIALSPLALLAAIAGFFQGGFHDFVTRLLPEYEMSEHTHHLALLLGAIVLAFAVGGIALAYKKYANGLKRDEKVENGFLYKLLANQYYIPHLYEEIISKPYKMISDLMWKNVDLKIVDATVDGIAKFLYKSGDGTRKMQTGNLSSYLNWMAIGGILLLVVAMLSAMLG; this is translated from the coding sequence ATGGAAAACTTAGTATATATAGCGCTATTTGCACCGTTAATTAGTTCACTGTTTGCCGCTTTATTTGGTATGAGCCCAAGACAGACATTTGTTGGCGTCATCTCTTCGGCATTACTTTTCGTATCAATGACTGCATCGTTGATGCTTGCCTATCATATATATCAAACAGGCATGCCGATTCATGTGACAATGATGGAATGGATCAGCATGGGTGACCTGTTTATACCATTCGGTTTTCTTGTTGACCAAGTTTCTGTAACGATGATGAGTGTTGTCACATTGGTTTCTACGGTGGTTCACGTTTATTCGATCGGATATATGGACCACGATAAAAGTTTTAATAGATTTTTCTCTTATCTCTCTGCCTTTGTATTTTCTATGATGGTTCTTGTGATGAGTGATAACTTCGCGGGTCTCTTTATAGGATGGGAAGGCGTAGGTGTTTGTTCGTGGCTGCTTATCGGTTTTTGGTATCATAAACCTGACCAATCAAGAGAAGAAAATCCGTCCATTTCGCCTTCATGGGCTGCAAATGAGGCATTCATTGTAAACCGTATTGCCGACCTTGGGATGTTAGTCGGAATTTTTATTCTTTACTGGAATGTAGGTTCTTTGCAATATGACGAAGTTTTCGCAGCACTTCCTCACCTTAGTGAAAGTATTTTAACTATGGCAGCTTTGGCGCTCTTTATCGGTGCGATGGGTAAGTCCGCTCAATTCCCGCTCCATACTTGGCTAACAGACGCAATGGAAGGGCCTACCCCTGTATCGGCACTGATCCATGCGGCAACAATGGTAACTGCCGGGGTATTTTTGGTCATCAGAGCAAATCCTCTTTTTTCAATGACGCCCGAGGTAAGTTTCTTTATTGCAGCACTTGGTACGTTTGTAGCATTTTTTGCAGCTTCAATGGCTTTAGTAAACAGAGACCTTAAAAGAATTATCGCATTCTCTACACTCTCGCAGCTGGGATATATGTTTGCAGCAGCCGGACTTGGTGCTTACTGGATAGCGCTTTTCCATTTGGGGGCACATGCATTTTTTAAAGCGCTATTGTTCTTGGGCGCGGGTAACGTGATGCATGCGATGCATGATGAGCTTGATATTTTTAAGATGGGCGGACTTAAAAAGCAGATGAAATGGACCTACATTTATATGGGATTGGCTTCATTGGCACTAGCAGGTATCCCGCCTTTGGCAGGATTCTTCTCTAAAGATGCCATTATCGAGACTGCATTTAATGAAGGCACATTGGTTTTGTGGGCTATTTTGGTTGTGACTGCAGGAATGACGGCATTTTACAGTTTCAGACAGGTATTTTTAACCTTTCACGGCGATGAAAGATATAAAGCTTTCGGCATCCATCCTCATGAGATGTACAAATTTGTTCTTATAGCGCTGTCTCCGTTAGCACTGTTAGCTGCGATTGCAGGATTTTTCCAAGGCGGATTCCATGATTTTGTCACCCGTTTGCTTCCTGAATATGAAATGAGCGAACACACCCATCATCTGGCATTGTTATTGGGCGCAATAGTGCTTGCATTTGCGGTAGGAGGGATTGCTTTAGCATATAAAAAATATGCCAATGGACTTAAAAGGGATGAAAAAGTTGAGAACGGATTCCTCTATAAACTCCTTGCTAACCAATACTATATTCCTCATTTGTATGAGGAGATCATTTCAAAACCATACAAAATGATCTCAGATCTGATGTGGAAAAATGTGGATTTGAAGATAGTGGATGCAACGGTAGACGGCATTGCTAAATTCCTCTATAAAAGCGGTGACGGAACAAGAAAGATGCAAACAGGTAACCTCTCAAGTTATCTAAACTGGATGGCCATCGGCGGGATATTGCTCCTTGTTGTTGCGATGCTTTCGGCAATGTTAGGTTAA
- a CDS encoding ferredoxin encodes MSDGKTVENLITITIDGKEYKTKEGEYILNAARANDVFIPAICYLTRCSPTLACRLCLVEADGKQVYACNSKVKEGLEIVTQTPNILEERRAIMEVYDVNHPLQCGVCDKSGECELQNYTLELAVDSQSYMIPDTKRETANWSSVLHYDAGLCIVCERCTTVCKDMIGDAALTTVKRGGAELDKTYKDTMPKDAYAMWNKLQKSVIAPSNGTEHTNCSDCGECIAVCPVGALSSRDFVYTSNAWELKRIPAVSAHSSDGFQIYYEVKPTSIEDRSEKIYRVTNEWNYVSLDGSARFAYDFENRGVTKNKEAFAHAIEAFKKAKTVRFNSVITNEEALMLQTLKEKMGLKLYNPEVRAFQKFLAYYTEASGQSLYSADMDKIMKKSDFVISVGIALRNDSPGLKYAFNNVQKLNKGAGLYFHPVGDTLIPGFGKSVECFVHKPGREEAVLYLILDLFADKEKLPEEVKTYINSFKRISKETIKEKVMKEVVETVTDEETGESKEVKKKVPETIEKEIEVEQNGLIEFLGKESSAFTDAFTKMLSKKETFSLMIGEDLYYHSKAENLAKLVALIEKTCAMDVVMVPPKSNALGVALICDLDDEAEGYTIGYNENGDFKLSALGEGDLDMPAMNQQEGTLANMSKRVVPTNAALEYGGYELNDLVRELIGAPKETIGWTAKLPISKGFKAVEFDTLANGYTNDGVENRGYLLDILVKETQMPDVEKFDEKDTVEGEIAYRCNPARQFSDFTDKAHEIFEPFALYASRAKAESLGEKVEVVFKNGSIMLDVIADDKILGDIVKVPDFKSAENVYELFDGLRYQNVTIRKV; translated from the coding sequence ATGAGCGATGGAAAAACGGTAGAAAACTTGATTACTATAACAATTGACGGGAAAGAGTATAAGACAAAAGAAGGTGAGTATATTCTTAATGCCGCACGTGCAAACGATGTTTTTATTCCTGCGATTTGCTATTTAACACGATGTTCTCCGACATTGGCATGCCGCCTTTGTCTTGTAGAGGCTGATGGCAAACAGGTATATGCATGCAATTCAAAAGTAAAAGAGGGATTGGAGATAGTTACGCAAACACCGAATATTCTTGAAGAGCGTCGGGCAATCATGGAGGTTTATGACGTCAACCATCCCTTGCAATGCGGTGTATGTGACAAAAGCGGAGAGTGCGAACTTCAAAATTACACACTTGAATTAGCAGTAGATTCGCAAAGCTATATGATTCCTGATACCAAAAGAGAAACAGCCAACTGGAGCTCGGTACTGCATTATGATGCAGGTCTATGTATCGTATGTGAGCGCTGTACAACAGTCTGTAAGGATATGATTGGTGATGCGGCACTCACGACGGTCAAGCGGGGGGGAGCAGAATTAGACAAGACCTATAAAGATACGATGCCAAAAGATGCTTATGCGATGTGGAATAAATTGCAAAAGTCAGTTATTGCGCCAAGTAACGGAACAGAGCACACCAATTGCTCGGATTGCGGTGAATGTATTGCTGTGTGTCCCGTGGGAGCACTTTCAAGCAGAGACTTTGTTTATACTTCCAATGCGTGGGAATTAAAACGTATCCCTGCAGTCAGTGCCCATTCAAGCGACGGATTTCAGATTTATTATGAAGTTAAGCCTACATCCATAGAAGATAGAAGCGAAAAAATATACCGTGTGACTAACGAATGGAATTATGTCTCTCTTGATGGATCTGCACGTTTTGCTTATGATTTTGAAAACAGAGGTGTGACAAAAAATAAAGAGGCGTTTGCACATGCGATTGAAGCTTTTAAAAAAGCAAAAACGGTACGTTTTAATTCTGTGATTACAAATGAAGAAGCACTTATGTTGCAGACACTCAAAGAAAAAATGGGATTAAAGCTTTATAATCCGGAAGTAAGAGCATTTCAAAAGTTCTTAGCATACTATACAGAAGCTTCAGGCCAATCACTTTACAGTGCCGATATGGATAAGATTATGAAAAAAAGTGATTTTGTGATATCGGTGGGCATAGCACTCAGAAATGACAGCCCGGGATTAAAATACGCTTTTAACAATGTACAAAAATTAAATAAGGGTGCAGGACTCTATTTCCATCCTGTTGGAGATACGTTGATCCCCGGTTTTGGCAAATCCGTTGAATGTTTTGTTCATAAGCCGGGGAGAGAAGAGGCAGTACTTTATCTTATCTTAGATTTATTTGCAGACAAAGAAAAGCTTCCAGAAGAAGTAAAAACATATATAAACAGCTTTAAGCGCATCAGCAAAGAAACAATCAAAGAAAAAGTAATGAAAGAAGTTGTTGAAACTGTGACAGACGAAGAGACAGGTGAATCCAAGGAAGTAAAGAAAAAAGTACCTGAAACAATAGAAAAAGAGATTGAGGTTGAGCAAAACGGCTTGATTGAGTTTTTGGGTAAAGAAAGCAGCGCATTTACTGATGCTTTTACAAAAATGTTAAGCAAAAAAGAGACTTTCTCTCTTATGATAGGTGAAGATCTCTATTATCATTCGAAAGCAGAAAATCTAGCAAAACTTGTAGCGCTTATTGAAAAGACTTGTGCAATGGACGTAGTGATGGTTCCGCCAAAATCAAATGCATTGGGCGTTGCATTGATTTGTGATCTTGATGATGAGGCAGAAGGCTATACGATCGGCTATAATGAAAATGGTGACTTTAAGCTTTCTGCTTTGGGCGAAGGCGATCTTGATATGCCTGCAATGAATCAACAAGAAGGGACACTGGCAAACATGTCCAAAAGGGTAGTCCCCACCAACGCCGCATTGGAATACGGAGGTTATGAACTCAACGATCTTGTAAGGGAACTTATTGGAGCGCCCAAAGAGACGATAGGGTGGACTGCAAAATTGCCGATCTCCAAAGGCTTTAAAGCAGTAGAATTTGATACTCTTGCTAACGGATACACAAATGACGGAGTTGAAAACAGAGGATACCTTCTTGATATTCTGGTCAAAGAAACGCAAATGCCTGATGTTGAGAAGTTTGACGAAAAGGATACAGTGGAAGGAGAAATCGCTTACAGATGTAATCCTGCAAGACAATTTAGTGATTTTACAGATAAAGCTCATGAGATATTTGAGCCTTTTGCACTCTATGCAAGCAGAGCCAAAGCAGAAAGCTTGGGGGAAAAAGTGGAAGTAGTGTTTAAAAATGGAAGTATCATGTTAGACGTGATAGCAGATGATAAAATCTTGGGCGATATTGTAAAGGTGCCTGATTTTAAAAGCGCCGAAAATGTCTATGAACTCTTCGATGGTTTAAGATATCAAAATGTAACAATAAGAAAGGTGTAA
- a CDS encoding NADH-quinone oxidoreductase subunit NuoI, whose protein sequence is MGLEQFKNRNIGTQTYRMLDLGQTPTRGSDKFKQVVQRTFKGELFVGLWVTLRAMINSLFRGELHTVKYPFEKLPISPRYRAIHEMLRLLESGHYRCIGCGLCEKICIANCISMNTRYDENQRKEVSEYTINFGRCIFCGYCAEVCPELAIVHGSRYENASEQRASFSLFEDMLTPIDKLSLQEEYDGFGAVTPYADDHIKKTPLAY, encoded by the coding sequence ATGGGTTTAGAACAGTTTAAAAATAGAAATATCGGTACACAAACGTATAGAATGCTTGATTTGGGGCAAACACCTACCCGTGGTTCTGATAAATTCAAGCAGGTCGTCCAAAGAACCTTTAAAGGTGAGCTTTTTGTCGGACTTTGGGTAACACTAAGAGCAATGATAAATTCACTTTTTCGCGGAGAACTGCACACAGTAAAGTATCCGTTTGAAAAACTTCCTATTTCTCCGAGATATAGGGCAATACATGAAATGCTCAGACTTCTTGAAAGCGGACATTACAGATGTATAGGATGCGGACTGTGTGAAAAAATATGTATTGCAAACTGTATTAGCATGAATACGCGTTATGATGAAAATCAGCGTAAAGAAGTAAGCGAGTACACCATTAATTTTGGCCGCTGTATTTTTTGCGGTTATTGTGCAGAGGTATGTCCTGAACTTGCAATTGTCCATGGTTCCAGATACGAGAATGCATCTGAACAAAGAGCAAGTTTTTCACTTTTTGAAGATATGTTGACGCCAATTGATAAGCTCAGTTTGCAAGAAGAATATGATGGATTTGGTGCAGTGACACCTTATGCAGATGACCATATTAAAAAAACGCCATTAGCGTATTAA
- a CDS encoding NADH-quinone oxidoreductase subunit NuoK, with the protein MIGLNHYLIVSALLFSIGLVGVLRRRNLLMLFFATEVMLNAVNIAFAAISHYYNDLTGQMFAFFVIAIAASEVAVGLGILIVLYKKQGSLDLDELATMKG; encoded by the coding sequence ATGATAGGACTTAACCACTACCTTATCGTTTCCGCACTACTCTTTTCTATTGGATTGGTGGGAGTATTAAGAAGGAGAAATCTGTTGATGCTTTTTTTCGCAACAGAGGTTATGCTTAATGCGGTAAATATTGCATTTGCAGCTATTTCACACTACTATAATGATCTTACAGGCCAAATGTTTGCATTTTTTGTAATCGCAATTGCGGCAAGTGAAGTTGCAGTAGGTTTGGGTATTTTGATCGTATTGTATAAAAAACAAGGAAGTCTTGATCTTGATGAGCTCGCGACTATGAAGGGGTAA
- a CDS encoding ferredoxin: MNVHNFIDKNKEITVTIDGRLCHSTFGKTILQIARENDIYIPTMCYLTKVLPIGSCRMCMVKVEGVDGFILSCQEKATDGAVIYTQTDMLYKERQNIMKLYGVNHPLECGVCDKSGECDLQNKTTEFDIKEQNFTARDQARQVENWGHVSYDPSLCIMCEKCVRVSTEITGDEALQVKFGGYSSSIINVKKEKNYASLGEAAAVCPVGALVSTNFKYTSNAWELDKIPSSCPHCGGGCQMYYEVKRDKIYRVTNNYEFTSMCGAARFGFDYANGEVVKDTKAFQAALEAFKNAGSILFSSVISNEEAFILQKIKEKYGCKLISHEARAYQKFMQSYSGVSGKNLYNGTLKALSESKGIIVLGSKINDDAPIVKYHINMASKWHRARVAYLHPIEDTEIKNIVTQFIKYEAGSEEGVAALLAETLLQETELPENIRNFLNDLDIGNLSAECNVGEEELFTLKQSLSKKSGFSLVVGADLYAHPRAAHIAKIIALFEKYAGFNVLCIPPAGNAMGVSLICELDDTIEGPTVGYNVLADFTLSALGEGDLDMPAMNQQEGTLTTFDKRVVPMHVALPYGGYVLNDIANALGLKAAYTIDYTKELPQSKGFKCIEFDSLPDSFDLVGNENRGYLLQSTEIQTDELLEEVLDIEEFDGAVVYCCNTSEQFSPFTAKCDLLDSKTALWGSQQFAMVTKLQEGDHISFTIDGVCFTRMFKIDTSMKGTIAINPTFDMGLSSALLSSYRFSRLEFERVGRS; the protein is encoded by the coding sequence ATGAATGTCCATAATTTTATTGATAAAAACAAAGAGATCACCGTAACTATAGACGGCAGACTATGTCACAGCACATTCGGAAAAACGATACTCCAGATAGCAAGAGAAAACGATATCTATATCCCGACAATGTGTTACCTCACCAAAGTGCTTCCCATAGGGTCATGCCGTATGTGCATGGTAAAAGTGGAGGGTGTGGACGGCTTTATTCTTTCGTGCCAAGAAAAAGCAACCGACGGCGCAGTGATTTATACACAAACTGATATGCTTTACAAAGAGCGTCAGAATATTATGAAACTTTATGGCGTCAATCATCCTTTGGAATGCGGTGTATGTGATAAAAGCGGAGAGTGTGATCTTCAAAATAAAACGACAGAATTTGACATTAAAGAACAAAATTTTACAGCAAGAGACCAAGCTAGACAAGTAGAGAATTGGGGGCATGTGTCCTACGATCCTTCACTTTGTATTATGTGTGAAAAGTGTGTGAGAGTTTCCACAGAAATTACAGGCGATGAGGCGCTACAAGTCAAATTTGGAGGATATTCCTCATCTATCATCAATGTCAAAAAAGAAAAAAATTATGCTTCTCTTGGAGAAGCAGCAGCAGTATGTCCCGTTGGCGCATTGGTGAGTACAAATTTTAAGTATACATCCAACGCATGGGAATTGGACAAAATACCCAGCTCCTGTCCTCATTGCGGCGGCGGCTGCCAAATGTATTATGAAGTAAAACGCGACAAGATTTATCGCGTAACCAACAACTATGAATTTACGAGTATGTGCGGGGCGGCCAGATTTGGTTTTGATTATGCCAATGGAGAAGTTGTTAAAGACACAAAAGCATTTCAAGCAGCACTTGAAGCATTTAAAAATGCAGGAAGCATTCTTTTTTCAAGTGTGATATCCAACGAAGAAGCATTTATTTTGCAAAAGATTAAAGAAAAGTATGGTTGTAAACTTATTTCGCATGAGGCAAGAGCTTACCAAAAATTTATGCAGTCCTATAGCGGGGTAAGCGGAAAAAATCTTTATAACGGAACGCTCAAAGCGCTCTCTGAATCAAAGGGAATTATCGTTTTAGGAAGCAAAATCAATGATGATGCGCCGATAGTCAAATACCACATCAACATGGCAAGCAAATGGCATAGAGCAAGAGTGGCTTATCTGCATCCCATAGAAGATACAGAAATAAAAAATATCGTAACTCAATTTATCAAATATGAAGCCGGCAGCGAAGAGGGTGTTGCGGCATTGTTGGCGGAGACTTTACTCCAAGAAACAGAACTTCCCGAAAATATTAGAAACTTTTTAAATGATTTGGATATAGGTAATTTGAGTGCCGAATGCAATGTGGGGGAGGAGGAGTTGTTTACACTCAAGCAATCACTCAGTAAAAAATCCGGTTTTTCTTTGGTCGTGGGAGCAGATCTTTATGCGCACCCGCGTGCCGCTCATATTGCAAAAATTATTGCATTATTTGAAAAATATGCAGGCTTTAATGTGTTGTGCATCCCGCCTGCAGGCAATGCAATGGGTGTCTCGTTGATTTGTGAGCTGGATGATACGATTGAAGGGCCAACGGTAGGCTATAATGTTTTGGCAGATTTTACTCTGAGTGCTTTGGGCGAAGGCGATTTGGATATGCCTGCAATGAATCAACAAGAAGGAACGCTTACAACTTTTGATAAGCGTGTTGTGCCCATGCATGTAGCATTGCCTTACGGGGGTTATGTTTTAAATGATATTGCCAATGCATTGGGATTAAAGGCGGCATACACTATTGACTATACCAAAGAGCTTCCTCAAAGCAAAGGCTTCAAATGTATAGAGTTTGACAGTTTGCCTGATTCTTTCGATCTTGTCGGTAATGAAAATAGGGGCTACCTACTCCAATCTACGGAGATTCAAACAGATGAACTACTCGAAGAGGTGTTGGATATAGAAGAGTTTGACGGTGCTGTAGTGTATTGCTGTAATACATCAGAACAGTTTTCTCCGTTTACGGCAAAATGTGATTTACTTGATAGTAAAACAGCACTTTGGGGTTCACAACAATTCGCAATGGTTACAAAACTTCAAGAAGGCGACCATATATCTTTTACAATAGATGGAGTATGTTTCACTAGAATGTTTAAGATTGATACATCCATGAAAGGAACAATTGCGATTAATCCTACGTTTGATATGGGATTAAGTAGTGCTTTGCTATCCTCTTATAGGTTTAGCAGGTTAGAATTTGAAAGAGTAGGAAGAAGCTAA
- a CDS encoding NADH:ubiquinone oxidoreductase subunit J: protein MYEQIAFYLFSVLTVILFLITVMSKNVLYAMTSLASGMVLISGFFFILGADFLGVVQLIVYVGAVMALYSFAMMFFDATRDVKEKNTNSALVFILGGMSALVLVLMFAAPIFSENIQALYPMHPEVGNAQDVGIVLFTKYLIPFEVAAVMLLVAMIAGIILAGKKMDQSFTQDMSVDEEILKQKDTK from the coding sequence ATGTATGAACAAATAGCATTCTATCTATTTTCGGTTTTAACGGTGATACTCTTTTTAATCACCGTAATGAGTAAAAATGTACTGTATGCGATGACGTCTTTGGCCTCAGGGATGGTGCTTATCTCTGGATTCTTTTTTATCTTGGGTGCAGATTTTCTTGGTGTTGTACAGCTTATCGTGTATGTAGGTGCTGTGATGGCGCTCTATTCTTTTGCGATGATGTTTTTTGACGCAACAAGAGATGTTAAAGAAAAAAATACTAATTCGGCATTGGTGTTTATCTTGGGCGGAATGAGCGCTTTGGTGTTAGTGCTTATGTTTGCGGCACCCATTTTCAGTGAAAATATTCAGGCACTTTATCCGATGCATCCTGAGGTAGGCAATGCTCAAGATGTGGGTATAGTGCTTTTTACTAAGTATCTTATTCCTTTTGAAGTTGCAGCAGTAATGCTTTTGGTTGCCATGATAGCAGGAATTATTCTTGCAGGTAAGAAAATGGATCAAAGTTTTACGCAAGATATGAGTGTAGATGAAGAAATTTTGAAACAAAAGGACACAAAATGA
- a CDS encoding NADH-quinone oxidoreductase subunit NuoH encodes MEATTLGIVIKAIIILAIISAVAGFGTYLERKVLAFMQRRLGPMHVGPYGLMQILADGIKLFTKEDIIPQNANKLIFALAPAITAATAFIALSAVPVFPDFTIPSWIPLLGGTFVPSIAADINIGILFVLGMMAAGLYGPLLAGMAQANKWGIIGAARTAIQFLSYEVVTGLSILAPIMIVGSLSLVDFNNYSSEHAWLMFTQPVAFVLFLIGGFAETNRTPFDLLEHEAEVVSGYATEYSGMRWGMFFIGEYANMITVSVLTAIVFMGGYNDMWFLPGWLAILLKIAFVFFLMLWVRASWPHVRPDQLMWLCWKVLMPIAVINVVITGIVIMV; translated from the coding sequence ATGGAAGCAACAACATTAGGTATAGTCATCAAAGCCATTATTATTTTGGCAATCATTTCAGCAGTAGCGGGATTTGGTACCTACCTGGAAAGAAAGGTGCTTGCATTTATGCAGCGTCGTTTGGGTCCAATGCATGTAGGACCTTATGGATTGATGCAAATTTTGGCAGACGGGATCAAATTGTTTACGAAGGAAGATATTATTCCTCAAAATGCCAATAAATTGATTTTTGCACTTGCCCCGGCCATCACAGCCGCAACAGCATTTATAGCGCTTTCAGCCGTTCCTGTATTTCCGGATTTTACTATTCCTTCATGGATACCGCTGCTTGGAGGTACATTTGTACCCTCTATAGCCGCAGATATCAATATCGGTATTTTATTTGTGCTCGGGATGATGGCAGCAGGACTTTACGGCCCTTTGCTTGCAGGTATGGCACAAGCAAACAAATGGGGAATTATCGGTGCAGCAAGAACGGCAATTCAATTTTTAAGTTACGAGGTAGTCACAGGATTATCAATATTGGCACCCATCATGATTGTTGGATCACTCTCTTTGGTTGATTTTAATAACTATAGCAGTGAGCATGCATGGCTTATGTTTACTCAGCCTGTAGCCTTTGTACTTTTTTTGATTGGCGGTTTTGCAGAGACAAACAGAACACCATTTGACCTTTTGGAGCATGAAGCCGAGGTTGTTTCGGGATATGCAACTGAATATTCCGGCATGAGATGGGGGATGTTCTTTATAGGGGAATATGCGAATATGATTACGGTTTCAGTGTTGACCGCAATTGTATTTATGGGCGGCTACAATGATATGTGGTTTCTTCCGGGCTGGCTGGCTATCCTGCTAAAGATCGCATTTGTATTTTTCCTTATGTTGTGGGTGAGGGCGTCATGGCCGCATGTCAGACCGGATCAATTGATGTGGTTGTGCTGGAAGGTATTGATGCCGATCGCAGTGATCAATGTGGTTATTACCGGTATTGTGATAATGGTATAA
- a CDS encoding NADH-quinone oxidoreductase subunit M, which yields MENILSVLVFFPAIAGLLGFVVNKESARVYGITVAAIEFFLSLWLWFAFDGNNAGMQFVEMIPMIPDFGVSYYLGVDGISLFIVLMSTLMTLIGMMSMNITKNVKNMVITLLFLEMTMVGVFLSLDAIIFYLFWELSLVPMLYIIGAWGGPLRIYASIKFFLYTFMGSLIMLVGMLFVAYIYHDLTGVWSFALTDWYALVLPVNYQLWLFAAFFIGFAIKVPMFPFHTWLPYAHGQAPTIGSVILAAVLLKMGTYGFVRFSLPMFPDASVIAITPIAIISIIMIIYTAMVAYAQKDMKQVIAYSSVSHMGIIMLGVFAMNAEGIGGSVFQMLSHGIVSGALFMLVGVIYDRRHTKMMDEFGGLASVMPKYAVIFGIMLMASVGLPLTIGFVGEFLVLIGFYQVSPIMTILAGTSIIVGAVYMLSVYKKSFFGPVTHEANKTLKDLDVRETVSLVPLVLIVVWLGVYPKPVLEPINNSVKAMLSFMDEKAITQEAKEMIKVAKSTQEIK from the coding sequence ATGGAAAATATTTTAAGCGTATTAGTTTTTTTCCCGGCAATCGCAGGATTGTTGGGGTTTGTTGTCAATAAAGAAAGTGCAAGAGTCTATGGTATTACAGTGGCCGCCATAGAATTTTTTCTCTCTTTATGGCTATGGTTTGCATTTGATGGCAATAATGCAGGAATGCAATTTGTAGAAATGATTCCCATGATTCCTGACTTTGGAGTGAGCTATTATTTGGGAGTAGATGGTATCAGTCTCTTTATCGTGTTGATGAGCACTTTAATGACACTTATAGGTATGATGAGCATGAATATTACTAAAAATGTTAAAAACATGGTCATTACTCTTCTTTTCCTTGAGATGACAATGGTAGGCGTATTTCTTTCGCTGGATGCGATTATTTTTTATCTCTTCTGGGAACTTTCGCTTGTGCCGATGCTTTATATTATCGGTGCATGGGGCGGGCCTTTGAGAATTTATGCATCTATCAAATTCTTTCTTTACACCTTTATGGGCTCATTGATTATGCTTGTAGGAATGCTGTTTGTAGCCTATATTTACCATGATCTTACCGGCGTATGGAGTTTTGCGCTTACAGACTGGTATGCCTTGGTACTTCCTGTAAATTACCAATTGTGGCTTTTTGCAGCATTTTTTATCGGTTTCGCTATTAAGGTGCCTATGTTTCCTTTTCATACGTGGCTGCCTTATGCACACGGTCAGGCACCTACTATCGGTTCAGTGATTCTTGCAGCAGTTTTGCTTAAAATGGGAACGTATGGATTTGTAAGATTTTCTTTACCGATGTTCCCTGACGCTTCTGTGATTGCAATTACGCCTATTGCAATCATTTCGATTATTATGATTATCTACACGGCAATGGTGGCTTATGCGCAAAAAGATATGAAACAGGTGATTGCCTACTCTTCAGTCTCTCATATGGGGATCATTATGCTCGGTGTTTTTGCAATGAATGCCGAAGGGATCGGCGGTTCGGTCTTTCAAATGCTTTCTCACGGTATCGTATCGGGAGCTTTGTTTATGCTGGTAGGAGTGATCTACGACAGAAGACATACTAAAATGATGGATGAGTTCGGAGGTTTGGCTTCAGTGATGCCAAAGTATGCTGTGATTTTTGGAATCATGCTGATGGCATCTGTTGGCCTTCCGCTGACAATCGGATTTGTAGGAGAATTCTTAGTCTTGATCGGTTTTTATCAAGTATCGCCAATCATGACTATTTTGGCGGGAACGTCGATTATTGTCGGAGCAGTTTATATGTTGTCTGTATACAAAAAAAGTTTTTTTGGCCCTGTCACGCATGAGGCAAATAAAACACTTAAGGACCTAGATGTCAGAGAGACTGTTTCGTTGGTTCCGCTAGTGCTGATCGTCGTATGGCTGGGAGTTTACCCTAAACCTGTTTTGGAGCCGATCAATAACTCTGTCAAAGCGATGTTAAGTTTTATGGACGAAAAAGCCATTACTCAAGAGGCTAAAGAGATGATAAAAGTAGCCAAATCAACACAGGAGATAAAGTAA